A single genomic interval of Ischnura elegans chromosome 3, ioIscEleg1.1, whole genome shotgun sequence harbors:
- the LOC124156418 gene encoding glucose dehydrogenase [FAD, quinone]-like isoform X2 — protein sequence MRCTPGLTTVLLAACLTTITEGTWERILERKFNHFMKKKTNYSPPERRLKGEYDFVIVGAGTAGCTLAARLSEYSWWSVLLIEAGTDASVLTDVPILAAYFQLTDSDWSYKTEPQRGACLAMEGSRCNWPRGKVIGGSSVLNYMVYTRGNAKDYDAWAEAGNQGWSYQDVLPYFRKAEDMQVPGLGNSPYHGRGGPVTVSHPRYHTPLAAAFVASGIEKGYPLNDYNGPYQTGFSFLQGSLRNGERCSSARAYLEPAKRRTNLDVKREATVTKILISPSTKRAYGVEYIHKGRTYTVRAKKEVILSAGTINTPQLLMLSGIGPQEHLRQMGIPVLQNLRVGDNLQDHIAMGGLSFLVNQSVSLDSQRLQRDTSSLLQYYIHKTGPFTVPGGVEAIAFFGTKRQPQSLRMSDYPDIELFFLGGTLAQQEMLRKAFGIREDVFNAVFKPVKGIDGWMVFPMLLRPKSKGWIRLKSRNPLDKPLVDPNYFADPEDVEIIVDGIMATIDLSRTRSLQYFGSVLNTLPIPACAPYGFGTRDYWRCATRQITLTIYHHTGTAKMGPIWDSTAVVNERLKVYGVGGLRVVDASIMPNVPSGHTNAPVYMIAEKAADMIKQDNY from the coding sequence ATGAGGTGCACACCAGGACTCACAACCGTGCTCCTTGCAGCGTGCCTGACGACCATCACGGAAGGTACTTGGGAAAGAATATTGGAGCGCAAGTTCAACCATTTCATGAAGAAGAAGACGAATTACTCTCCACCAGAAAGGCGGTTGAAGGGTGAATACGACTTCGTGATCGTGGGAGCCGGGACAGCTGGATGCACACTAGCCGCCAGGCTCTCCGAGTACTCCTGGTGGAGCGTGCTGCTGATCGAGGCTGGGACTGACGCTTCCGTCCTCACTGACGTCCCAATCTTGGCGGCGTACTTTCAGCTCACCGACAGCGACTGGTCGTACAAGACGGAGCCGCAAAGGGGCGCGTGTCTCGCCATGGAAGGCTCGCGATGCAACTGGCCGAGGGGCAAGGTCATCGGAGGATCCTCGGTCCTCAACTACATGGTGTACACCCGTGGCAACGCGAAGGACTACGACGCGTGGGCCGAGGCGGGCAACCAGGGCTGGTCCTACCAGGACGTCCTCCCGTACTTCCGCAAAGCTGAGGACATGCAAGTACCCGGCCTGGGGAATTCCCCCTATCACGGCCGCGGTGGACCGGTCACGGTGTCCCATCCACGCTACCACACTCCGCTCGCTGCTGCCTTCGTAGCTTCGGGCATCGAGAAAGGTTACCCTCTCAACGACTATAACGGACCGTACCAAACGGGGTTCTCGTTCCTGCAGGGCTCCCTGAGGAACGGCGAGAGGTGCAGCTCGGCACGAGCATATCTCGAGCCCGCAAAGAGGCGCACCAACCTCGACGTCAAAAGAGAGGCCACGGTGACGAAGATACTCATTTCACCGTCCACGAAGAGGGCGTATGGTGTGGAATACATCCACAAGGGACGGACTTACACGGTGAGAGCGAAGAAGGAAGTGATACTGTCGGCCGGAACCATCAACACACCGCAGCTACTCATGCTCTCAGGGATTGGCCCACAGGAACACCTCCGGCAGATGGGAATACCAGTCTTACAGAACTTGAGGGTGGGAGACAATCTCCAGGACCACATCGCAATGGGAGGCCTGTCGTTCCTGGTTAATCAGAGTGTATCACTCGACAGCCAACGGCTACAACGAGATACCTCTTCACTGCTTCAATACTACATACACAAGACCGGACCTTTCACCGTTCCCGGCGGCGTGGAGGCAATTGCCTTCTTCGGAACGAAGAGGCAGCCACAGTCTCTTCGCATGTCGGACTACCCAGATATTGAGCTCTTCTTCCTCGGCGGAACGCTGGCGCAGCAGGAAATGCTTCGAAAGGCCTTCGGAATACGGGAGGATGTATTCAATGCGGTCTTCAAACCAGTAAAAGGCATCGACGGATGGATGGTGTTTCCAATGTTGCTCAGACCGAAGTCTAAGGGTTGGATCAGGTTGAAGAGCAGGAATCCTCTCGACAAACCGCTTGTTGATCCCAACTACTTCGCGGATCCTGAAGATGTTGAAATCATTGTGGACGGTATAATGGCGACAATTGACCTCAGCAGAACGAGATCTCTCCAGTATTTCGGATCCGTCCTGAATACTCTACCGATACCAGCGTGCGCTCCTTACGGATTTGGCACCAGAGATTACTGGCGATGCGCCACGAGGCAGATCACATTGACAATATACCACCACACCGGAACGGCCAAAATGGGTCCCATTTGGGACTCGACGGCAGTGGTAAATGAAAGGCTCAAAGTGTACGGTGTAGGAGGACTGAGAGTGGTGGACGCTTCCATTATGCCAAACGTGCCATCCGGACACACAAATGCGCCTGTCTACATGATTGCAGAAAAGGCAGCGGATATGATTAAACAGGACAATTATTAA